In Phaseolus vulgaris cultivar G19833 chromosome 3, P. vulgaris v2.0, whole genome shotgun sequence, the sequence ggagacacagggcgctcagaggatggagaacgctgcggCGGGGGGcccccaggtagcccaagttgaagaagaagaggaaggcgcgatcgctcctcgcgagtcagggatcgcgagggcggtcatcgccagtgagagaaggccccacccaactgaaggatgggtcgaagtggacatcgggGGAAAAAGTGGACAtcgaagagcgaaggctgatcgttggtgtgattgagaagcacatgggtgcctttgcatggtcagcatccgacatgccaggaatcgaccccgatttcctttgccatcgtctTTCGATGGACCCtaaggttcgacctgtgcgacaaaggcgaaggaaattcaacgaggagaagaagaaggtgatccacgacgaagcacagaagctccttgctgcagggcacatcagagagatccagtaccccgagtggctagcgaatgtggtgctggttcagaaggcaagcggcaagtggagaatgtgcgtggatttcactgacctcaacaaggcgtgccccaaagattcttaccccttacccagtatagacgccctagttgatagcgcatcagggggaaagttactcagcttcttggacgcttttttcggggtataaccagatcaggatgcaccccatggatgagtgcaagatcgcgttcatgacggaacggtcttgctattgctacagggtcatgccattcggattaaagaacgcgggggctacctaccagcggctcatggatagggtgctctcgcccatgctgggaaggaacgtacatgcctatgtagatgacatggtggttacgtcccaagagaagaagcatcatgcagctgatctggaagaactattcaccaccatcgccaagtacagactgaagctcaaccctgagaagtgtatttttggcgtggaggctagaaagtttttgggtttcctcttgacagagcggggaatcgaagctaacccagagaagtgtgcagcaatcgtggcaatgaggagcccgacgacggtgaaggaagtgcagcagctcaccggtcgcttggcagccttgtctcggtttatgtccgctggaggggagaaaggtcatccgtacttccagtgtctcaaacgcaacagcaggttgctttggacacaggagtgcgaggaggccttcatcaaattgaaggagtatctggcgagcccaccagtcttgcgaaaacctcaggtaggcatccctcttcgtctgtatttcgctgtgacggagagagcagtcagctcagtcctggtgcaagagcaagatcaggcccagaggcctgtgtacttcgtgagtaaggtgttgcaaggccctgaaacaaggtaccaggccctcgagaaggctgccctggcagtggtgttttcagccagaagactcaggcattacttccacagcttcactgtggtggtgatgactgatctgcctatccaaaacgtgctgaagaagcctgatgtagcaggcaggatggtcaagtgggcggtggaattgtctgagtttgacattcagtacgagccccgaggaccaatcaaggggcaggtgttcgcggactttgtagtcgagctgtcgtcgatcgcgacacctgcagaaggtttaggtttccgatgggtgttatcgatGGACGGCTCTTCTAATCAGCAGTGGAGCAGCGCCGGAGTTATCTTGGAAggcccaaacggggtactgatcgagcagtccctccgctttgccttcaaagctagcaacaatcaggcggagtatgaagccctgatcgcaggaatgttgctagcaagagaaatgggagcaagaaacccGCTGGCCAAAAGTgactctttgctagtcaccgggcaggttacaggggagtttcaggcaaaggatccccagatggcagcctacctggagtatgtacagctcctgaagacATCCTTCACCGAGTTCGAATTGGTATACGTGCCAaaagagcaaaatgccagagcagacctgcttgccaagctggccagctcaggcaaaggggggaagcagaggaccgtcattcaggagaccctgaaggtacCGCGAGCGTTCGTGTCGGACAACCAGGTACTCCATGTGTGCaaatcaatggagcgtctaacgatcggtcatcggtcgttgactcaagaaacgtTGAAAGGACCGAGGGTGAGAGCGCGACCATCGAAgatcgatgagtcgatggaggtcctcgcggtgaaggaacccgacacctggataacgccataccagttatacttagaagatggtgtactcc encodes:
- the LOC137839312 gene encoding uncharacterized protein: MDGSSNQQWSSAGVILEGPNGVLIEQSLRFAFKASNNQAEYEALIAGMLLAREMGARNPLAKSDSLLVTGQVTGEFQAKDPQMAAYLEYVQLLKTSFTEFELVYVPKEQNARADLLAKLASSGKGGKQRTVIQETLKK